The following proteins are co-located in the Thermus tengchongensis genome:
- the glgP gene encoding alpha-glucan family phosphorylase codes for MRVLGRLTAMPELPEALRGLRKLAYNLWWSWNPEAAELFQEIDSSLWKRFRGNPVKLLLEVDPARLEALAGSTYPARVQAVVAALEAYLKEREVKQGPLTAYFSAEYGFHSSLPIYAGGLGVLAGDHIKAASDLGLNLVGVGIFYHEGYFHQRLSPEGAQVEVYETLHPEELPLLPVQDREGHPLRVGVEFPGRTLWLGAFRVQVGAVPVYLLTADLPENAPEDRAITARLYAPGLEMRIQQEMVLGIGGVRLLRALGLNPQVFHMNEGHSAFLGLERVRELVAEGYAFPVALELARAGALFTTHTPVPAGHDAFPLDLVERYLGGFWEKMGTDREGFLALGLEEKPWGKVFSMSNLALRTSAQAGGVSRLHGEVSREMFHHLWPELLREEVPIGHITNGVHTWTFLHPRLRRHYAEVFGPDWLRHPEDPATWRVEGLGEEFWRIHRDLRAELVREVRSRLYEQRRRNGESPSRLRQAERVLDPEALTIGFARRFATYKRAVLLFKDPERLLRILQGPYPVQFVFAGKAHPKDEPGKAYLQELVAKIKEFGLEDRMVVLEDYDMYLARVLVHGSDVWLNTPRRPMEASGTSGMKAALNGVLNLSVLDGWWAEAYNGKNGFAIGDERVYENEEAQDMADAQALYDVLEGEVLPLFYAKGPEGYSSGWLSMVHESLRTVGPRFSAARMVREYLALYQKGQEWAGKARGEQEVLRAFHQALPAFYGLALRVEVPGDLTLNGEPLRARAYLEGEVPEVLRPFLEVQLVVRRAGGGLEVVPMAEGSGGFEVFYRPSRPGSYAYGVRLALKHPVTGRVEWVRWA; via the coding sequence ATGAGGGTACTGGGGCGCCTTACCGCCATGCCCGAGCTTCCCGAGGCCCTTAGGGGCTTGAGGAAGCTGGCCTATAACCTATGGTGGAGTTGGAATCCGGAGGCGGCAGAGCTTTTCCAAGAGATTGATTCCTCGCTGTGGAAGCGTTTCCGCGGCAATCCGGTCAAGTTGCTCCTGGAGGTGGACCCCGCCCGCCTCGAGGCCCTGGCGGGGAGCACCTATCCCGCCCGGGTCCAGGCGGTGGTGGCGGCCTTGGAGGCCTACCTCAAGGAACGGGAGGTAAAGCAAGGGCCTCTCACCGCGTATTTCTCTGCGGAATACGGCTTCCATAGTTCCTTACCCATCTATGCGGGGGGGCTTGGGGTGCTGGCCGGGGATCACATCAAGGCGGCCAGCGATTTGGGTTTGAACCTAGTGGGGGTGGGGATCTTCTACCACGAGGGCTACTTCCACCAGCGCCTTTCCCCGGAGGGAGCCCAGGTGGAGGTGTACGAAACCCTGCATCCGGAAGAGCTACCCCTTCTGCCCGTGCAGGACCGGGAGGGTCATCCCTTAAGGGTGGGGGTGGAGTTCCCGGGGCGTACCCTCTGGCTTGGGGCCTTCCGGGTGCAGGTGGGTGCCGTGCCCGTATACCTCCTCACCGCCGATCTTCCGGAAAATGCCCCGGAGGATCGGGCCATCACCGCCAGGCTTTACGCTCCTGGTCTGGAGATGCGCATCCAGCAGGAGATGGTGTTAGGGATCGGGGGGGTCAGGCTTCTACGGGCCCTGGGGCTCAACCCCCAGGTCTTCCACATGAACGAAGGACACTCGGCTTTCCTGGGCCTGGAGAGGGTGCGGGAGCTGGTGGCCGAGGGGTATGCCTTTCCGGTGGCCTTGGAGCTGGCCCGGGCCGGGGCCCTTTTCACCACCCATACCCCCGTCCCTGCGGGGCATGATGCCTTCCCCCTGGACCTGGTGGAGCGCTACCTGGGGGGCTTCTGGGAGAAGATGGGCACGGACCGGGAAGGCTTTTTGGCCTTGGGCCTCGAGGAGAAGCCTTGGGGCAAGGTCTTCTCCATGTCCAACCTGGCCCTTAGGACCAGCGCCCAGGCGGGTGGGGTTTCCCGCCTCCACGGGGAGGTTTCCCGGGAGATGTTCCACCACCTCTGGCCGGAGCTTCTGCGGGAGGAGGTGCCCATTGGCCACATCACCAATGGGGTCCACACCTGGACCTTCCTCCACCCCAGGCTACGCCGCCATTATGCCGAGGTATTTGGTCCTGACTGGCTGCGGCATCCTGAGGACCCCGCCACCTGGAGGGTGGAGGGGTTGGGGGAGGAGTTTTGGCGCATCCACCGGGATCTCAGGGCTGAGCTGGTGCGGGAGGTGCGCAGCCGCCTTTACGAGCAACGCCGCAGGAACGGGGAGAGCCCAAGCCGCCTCCGCCAGGCGGAGCGCGTCCTGGACCCGGAGGCCCTCACCATTGGCTTTGCCCGCCGCTTCGCCACCTACAAGCGGGCCGTGTTGCTGTTCAAGGATCCCGAGCGCCTCCTCCGCATCCTCCAGGGGCCCTATCCCGTGCAGTTTGTCTTTGCGGGCAAGGCCCATCCCAAGGACGAGCCCGGAAAGGCTTACCTCCAGGAGTTGGTGGCCAAGATCAAGGAGTTTGGCCTCGAGGACCGCATGGTGGTCCTGGAGGACTACGACATGTACCTGGCCCGGGTTTTGGTCCATGGGAGCGATGTCTGGCTCAACACTCCCCGAAGGCCCATGGAGGCCTCGGGGACCAGTGGGATGAAGGCGGCTTTGAACGGGGTCTTGAACTTAAGCGTCCTGGACGGCTGGTGGGCTGAGGCCTACAACGGGAAAAACGGTTTTGCCATCGGCGACGAACGGGTCTACGAGAATGAGGAAGCCCAGGACATGGCCGACGCCCAGGCCCTTTACGACGTGTTGGAAGGGGAGGTGCTTCCCCTTTTCTACGCCAAGGGGCCCGAGGGCTACTCCTCGGGGTGGCTTTCCATGGTCCACGAGAGCCTCCGCACCGTGGGCCCGCGGTTCAGCGCCGCCCGCATGGTGCGGGAGTACCTGGCCCTTTACCAAAAGGGGCAGGAGTGGGCGGGGAAGGCCAGGGGGGAACAGGAGGTGCTGCGCGCCTTCCACCAGGCCTTGCCTGCCTTTTATGGCCTGGCCCTTCGGGTGGAGGTTCCAGGGGATCTGACCTTGAATGGGGAGCCCTTGCGGGCGCGGGCTTACCTGGAGGGGGAGGTGCCGGAGGTCCTAAGGCCTTTCCTGGAAGTGCAGCTGGTGGTGCGCCGCGCAGGCGGGGGGCTGGAGGTGGTGCCCATGGCAGAGGGGTCCGGGGGGTTTGAGGTTTTCTACCGCCCTTCCCGCCCAGGGAGCTACGCCTACGGGGTGAGGCTCGCCCTTAAGCATCCTGTTACTGGTCGGGTGGAGTGGGTGCGCTGGGCTTAA
- a CDS encoding c-type cytochrome — protein MRGFWLSALLLGSLLLAAQGQTGIDPWRIQRGGQLYDHWIKAKGVQTPAGDHPLWALQTTNTRKGTDTWRCKECHGWDYLGKDGAYGSGSHYTGFVGVLQVRGKTLEEIVSLLKGASNPKHDFSPYLSQEDLEDLALFLKYGTLDMRTLIDYKAKRPTRGSLTSGKAIYRVCASCHGEDGRAINFLTPDNPEYVGTLANENPQEVLHKIRNGQPGNFVMPGFSFLLPSQLQDLLAYLQTLPKE, from the coding sequence ATGCGGGGGTTCTGGCTTTCAGCCCTCTTATTGGGAAGCCTGTTGCTGGCGGCGCAGGGGCAGACGGGCATCGACCCCTGGAGGATTCAGCGGGGCGGGCAACTCTACGATCACTGGATCAAGGCCAAAGGCGTGCAAACCCCGGCGGGTGACCACCCCCTTTGGGCCCTCCAGACCACCAATACCCGGAAGGGCACCGACACCTGGCGGTGCAAGGAGTGCCACGGCTGGGACTATCTGGGTAAGGATGGAGCCTATGGCTCTGGCTCCCACTACACGGGATTCGTGGGGGTGCTCCAGGTCCGGGGCAAGACCCTCGAGGAAATCGTTTCCCTCCTGAAGGGTGCCAGCAACCCCAAGCACGACTTCAGCCCCTATTTGAGCCAGGAAGACCTCGAGGACCTGGCCCTCTTCCTCAAGTACGGCACCTTAGATATGCGCACCCTCATTGACTACAAGGCCAAGAGGCCCACGCGGGGCAGCTTAACCTCCGGAAAGGCCATCTACCGGGTCTGCGCCTCCTGCCATGGGGAGGATGGCCGGGCCATCAACTTCCTCACCCCGGACAACCCAGAATACGTGGGCACGTTGGCCAACGAGAACCCCCAGGAAGTCCTTCATAAGATCCGTAACGGCCAGCCTGGCAACTTTGTCATGCCTGGGTTCTCCTTCCTCCTGCCATCCCAACTGCAAGACCTCCTCGCCTACCTGCAAACCCTCCCCAAGGAGTAA